A window of Lentibacillus sp. Marseille-P4043 contains these coding sequences:
- a CDS encoding DMT family transporter, which translates to MGWIFIGLAAICEVIGVLGLRLFSQTRTLKNGTIYLGGLGGSFVLLYFSFTYLQVSIAYAVFIGIGTAGAVLLNMIFFGESKSIYRIMSLVAIIIGVVGLKALS; encoded by the coding sequence ATGGGTTGGATATTTATTGGTTTGGCGGCAATTTGTGAAGTGATTGGTGTATTAGGTTTGCGGCTATTCAGTCAAACTAGGACACTAAAAAATGGAACAATTTATCTTGGAGGGCTTGGTGGATCTTTTGTATTGTTGTACTTTTCATTTACGTATTTACAAGTAAGTATCGCTTATGCAGTCTTTATCGGGATTGGAACAGCTGGTGCGGTATTGTTGAATATGATTTTTTTCGGTGAGTCAAAAAGTATTTATCGAATTATGAGCCTAGTAGCGATTATCATTGGGGTAGTT